Proteins encoded in a region of the Nicotiana tomentosiformis chromosome 9, ASM39032v3, whole genome shotgun sequence genome:
- the LOC138898915 gene encoding uncharacterized protein: MVEELKKLKGRVQSVEGGKGVEGLSYEDLCIQLDVELLEGYKPPKFEMFDDIGDPKVHLRTYCIKLVGVGKNEQIRMKLFMRSLTGDALSWYISQNPKRWANWVSMASDFMDRFKFITENAIDIFYIQNLKKKPAETFRDYATRWRSGAAKVRPSLEEEQMNKFFVRAQDP, from the coding sequence atggtggaggaactcaagaaactcaaAGGGAGGGTCCagagtgttgaaggtgggaaAGGCGTTGAAGGTTTGAGTTacgaagatttgtgtattcagctaGATGTGGAACTGttagagggttacaaacctccaaaGTTTGAAATGTTTGATGACattggtgatccgaaggtgcatctaAGAACATATTGCatcaagcttgtaggagtgggtaagaatgaacaaatacgcatgaaactgttcatgcgaagccttacaggagacgctttgtcttggtatatcagtcaaaacccaaagagGTGGGCTAATTGGGTaagtatggcatcagatttcatggatagattcaaGTTCATCACGGAAAATGCGATAGACATTTTctatattcaaaacctcaagaagaagccggcAGAAACCTTCCGCGActatgctactcgttggagatcaggggccgcaaaggtaaggccatcacttgaagaagaacaaatgaacaagttctttgttagagcacAAGATCCGTAA